Proteins from one Impatiens glandulifera chromosome 2, dImpGla2.1, whole genome shotgun sequence genomic window:
- the LOC124925332 gene encoding uncharacterized protein LOC124925332 isoform X2 → MAEPSPSAADMEKDPLIKMAECRICQEEDPIDNLESPCACNGSLKFVHRRCVQRWCNEKGNTTCEICHKPYEPNYTVPQPPPEEIAIDISGWTVSNTSFDLHDARIFAMAEAERRFLEAEYDDYQSTNGGGSAFLRSVALIVMALLIMRHALALTDPEETDDADDESALFSLFLLRVCAFLLPCYIMAWAVSIIQHRMQEQEATGALTATHFAFVLHTDPTRERQFARAVAAAEAAAAPPNVIPSQETV, encoded by the exons ATGGCCGAACCCTCTCCTTCCGCAGCGGATATGGAGAAGGATCCGCTAATTAAGATGGCTGAGTGTCGCATTTGCCAAGAGGAGGATCCTATTGACAATCTCGAATCACCCTGTGCCTGTAATGGCAGCCTTAAG TTTGTTCATAGAAGGTGTGTGCAACGGTGGTGCAATGAGAAGGGAAATACAACTTGTGAAATTTGTCATAAG CCTTACGAACCTAATTATACGGTTCCCCAACCACCACCCGAAGAGATTGCTATCGATATCAG TGGGTGGACCGTCTCCAATACCTCATTTGACTTGCACGACGCTCGCATTTTTGCTATGGCCGAGGCAGAACGACGCTTTTTGGAGGCTGAGTACGATGATTATCAATCTACAAATGGTGGTGGATCTGCATTTCTTCGCTCGGTTGCTTTAATT GTAATGGCTCTTCTGATCATGAGGCATGCATTGGCTTTGACAGATCCTGAAGAAACCGATGATGCTGATGATGAATCTGCCTTGTTCTCT CTTTTTTTACTACGTGTTTGTGCGTTTCTTTTACCCTGTTATATTATGGCTTGGGCCGTCAGTATAATTCAGCATCGAATGCAGGAACAG gaAGCAACAGGAGCACTAACAGCAACCCATTTTGCATTTGTGCTTCACACGGATCCAACCAGAGAGCGGCAGTTTGCAAGGGCTGTGGCTGCTGCTGAAGCAGCTGCAGCACCACCCAATGTGATTCCTTCCCAGGAAACTGTATGA
- the LOC124925142 gene encoding putative NAC domain-containing protein 94, producing MEERGEHHEGENVEEVMLPGFRFHPTDEELVGFYLKRKIQHRPLSIEVIKQLDIYKYDPWDLPKMATIGEKEWYFYCPRDRKYRNSARPNRVTGAGFWKATGTDRPIYSPEGSGSKCIGLKKSLVFYKGRAAKGIKTDWMMHEFRLPSLSDSSPHPQKRLGDKDHLPLNDLWAICRIFKKQSSTTQRTISHSWVSPQPTLTDLLPFSHHSAFSNNNNNNALLSSETHEMLLTSSKPNSFINDLTSSSLLITSSPLDMNITTLSSNYKPIDYPLMMSTKLPPLMDTPKTSTTSGADSSSFLPNMIPSSIFGGDPTRHFQSSMDMNGVHDHHQEGRFSVELGSNDEGLMLQPEVVGDGGYGASGFPFGFPLSMTEAWKPNGLVWDSYSPCPSEMSTSNVCYSTNKNYL from the exons atggaGGAGAGAGGTGAACATCATGAGGGTGAAAACGTAGAGGAAGTGATGCTACCGGGATTTAGGTTTCATCCAACGGACGAGGAACTTGTTGGGTTTTACCTTAAAAGGAAGATTCAACATCGACCCCTCTCTATTGAAGTCATCAAGCAGCTTGACATCTATAAGTATGATCCATGGGATCTTCCAA AGATGGCAACTATAGGGGAGAAAGAATGGTACTTCTATTGTCCTAGGGACCGGAAGTATAGAAACAGTGCAAGGCCCAATAGGGTTACAGGCGCCGGATTCTGGAAGGCCACCGGAACCGACCGGCCTATTTACTCACCTGAAGGTTCTGGATCTAAATGCATCGGTCTTAAAAAGTCACTCGTTTTCTACAAAGGAAGGGCTGCAAAAGGGATTAAAACAGACTGGATGATGCACGAGTTCCGTTTGCCTTCTCTCTCAGATTCATCACCCCATCCACAAAAGAGACTTGGAGACAAAGATCATCTCCCTTTGAAT GACCTTTGGGCGATCTGTAGGATATTCAAGAAACAAAGTTCCACTACTCAAAGGACTATCTCCCACTCATGGGTATCCCCTCAACCAACCCTAACTGATCTTTTACCATTTTCCCATCATAGTGCCTTTAGtaacaacaacaataacaacGCACTTTTAAGCTCAGAAACTCATGAAATGCTCTTAACCTCATCAAAACCAAACTCATTCATTAATGActtaacttcatcatctctcctAATTACTTCATCTCCACTAGATATGAATATTACTACACTCTCCTCTAATTACAAGCCCATAGACTACCCATTGATGATGTCCACAAAGCTTCCACCATTGATGGATACTCCCAAAACCAGTACCACCTCGGGAGCCGATTCATCTTCGTTCTTGCCTAACATGATTCCGTCTTCAATATTTGGAGGAGATCCCACTAGACATTTCCAAAGCTCTATGGATATGAATGGGGTACATGATCATCATCAAGAAGGTCGCTTTTCGGTTGAGTTGGGTTCGAATGATGAGGGATTAATGCTTCAACCGGAGGTGGTCGGAGATGGAGGATATGGAGCTTCGGGGTTCCCGTTTGGTTTCCCTTTGAGTATGACGGAAGCGTGGAAGCCAAATGGTTTGGTTTGGGACTCGTATTCTCCTTGTCCAAGTGAGATGTCTACTAGTAATGTTTGTTATTCAACTAACAAGAACTATCTATAG
- the LOC124925332 gene encoding uncharacterized protein LOC124925332 isoform X1 — translation MAEPSPSAADMEKDPLIKMAECRICQEEDPIDNLESPCACNGSLKFVHRRCVQRWCNEKGNTTCEICHKPYEPNYTVPQPPPEEIAIDISGWTVSNTSFDLHDARIFAMAEAERRFLEAEYDDYQSTNGGGSAFLRSVALIVMALLIMRHALALTDPEETDDADDESALFSLFLLRVCAFLLPCYIMAWAVSIIQHRMQEQVSHFRFDHVFESLRFTKLMEKIKTGSNRSTNSNPFCICASHGSNQRAAVCKGCGCC, via the exons ATGGCCGAACCCTCTCCTTCCGCAGCGGATATGGAGAAGGATCCGCTAATTAAGATGGCTGAGTGTCGCATTTGCCAAGAGGAGGATCCTATTGACAATCTCGAATCACCCTGTGCCTGTAATGGCAGCCTTAAG TTTGTTCATAGAAGGTGTGTGCAACGGTGGTGCAATGAGAAGGGAAATACAACTTGTGAAATTTGTCATAAG CCTTACGAACCTAATTATACGGTTCCCCAACCACCACCCGAAGAGATTGCTATCGATATCAG TGGGTGGACCGTCTCCAATACCTCATTTGACTTGCACGACGCTCGCATTTTTGCTATGGCCGAGGCAGAACGACGCTTTTTGGAGGCTGAGTACGATGATTATCAATCTACAAATGGTGGTGGATCTGCATTTCTTCGCTCGGTTGCTTTAATT GTAATGGCTCTTCTGATCATGAGGCATGCATTGGCTTTGACAGATCCTGAAGAAACCGATGATGCTGATGATGAATCTGCCTTGTTCTCT CTTTTTTTACTACGTGTTTGTGCGTTTCTTTTACCCTGTTATATTATGGCTTGGGCCGTCAGTATAATTCAGCATCGAATGCAGGAACAGGTCAGTCATTTCAGATTTGATCATGTTTTTGAATCTTTAAGGTTCACAAAATtgatggaaaaaataaaaacaggaAGCAACAGGAGCACTAACAGCAACCCATTTTGCATTTGTGCTTCACACGGATCCAACCAGAGAGCGGCAGTTTGCAAGGGCTGTGGCTGCTGCTGA